One stretch of Sander vitreus isolate 19-12246 chromosome 16, sanVit1, whole genome shotgun sequence DNA includes these proteins:
- the sppl3 gene encoding signal peptide peptidase-like 3, giving the protein MAEQGYSSWAYSLVDSSQVSTFLISILLIVYGSFRSLNMDCENQEKDKDGNPTTTGAFNNSNTNSSIQTIDSTQALFLPIGASVSLLVMFFFFDSVQVVFTICTAVLATIAFAFLLLPMCQYLTRPCSPQNKISFGCCGRFTLAELLSFFLSVMLVLIWVLTGHWLLMDALAMGLCVAMIAFVRLPSLKVSCLLLSGLLIYDVFWVFFSAYIFNSNVMVKVATQPAENPIDVLSRKLHLGPGMGRDVPRLSLPGKLVFPSSTGSHFSMLGIGDIVMPGLLLCFVLRYDNYKKQANGEVPLAGRMQRVSYFHCTLIGYFVGLLTATVASRIHRAAQPALLYLVPFTLLPLLTMAYLKGDLRRMWSEPFHTKTSSSRFLEV; this is encoded by the exons ATGGCGGAGCAGGGCTACTCATCTTG GGCGTACTCCCTAGTTGACTCCAGCCAGGTGTCCACCTTCCTCATCTCCATCCTTCTCATCGTCTATGGCAGCTTCAG GTCATTAAACATGGATTGTGAGAACCAGGAGAAGGATAAAGACGGTAACCCCACGACAACAGGGGCTTTCAATAACAGCAACACAAACAGCA gtattcAAACTATAGACTCCACACAGGCCCTCTTCCTACCCATAGGAGCCTCAGTGTCTCTGCTAGTCATGTTCTTCTTCTTTGACTCGGTACAGGTGGTCTTCACCATCTGCACTGCAG TTCTTGCAACAATTGCGTTTGCATTCCTCCTGTTGCCAATGTGCCAGTATCTGACCAGACCCTGCTCTCCACAGAACAA GATTTCCTTTGGCTGCTGTGGGCGTTTCACTCTGGCTGAGCTCCTGTCCTTCTTCCTGTCTGTTATGTTGGTGCTCATCTGGGTACTGACTGGACACTGGCTTCTCATGGATG CTTTAGCCATGGGCTTGTGTGTCGCCATGATAGCCTTCGTGCGGCTTCCCAGCCTGAAGGTGTCTTGCCTGCTGCTGTCAGGACTGCTCATTTATGACGTGTTCTGG GTGTTCTTTTCAGCCTACATCTTTAATAGTAATGTGATGGTCAAAGTTGCCACCCAACCTGCTGAAAATCCCATAGATGTTCTGTCCAGGAAGCTCCACTTGGGGCCAGGGATGGGCCGCGATGTCCCCCGTCTCTCCCTACCTGGCAAACTGGTCTTTCCCAG CTCCACAGGAAGTCACTTCTCAATGCTGGGAATAGGAGACATCGTGATGCCGGGGCTGCTGTTATGCTTCGTCCTGCGCTATGacaactacaagaagcaagcaAATGGGGAAGTCCCATTGGCCGGACGCATGCAGCGCGTCTCCTATTTCCACTGCACTCTAATCGGATACTTTGTGG GTCTGCTGACTGCCACTGTGGCCTCCAGGATCCATCGTGCTGCTCAGCCCGCTCTGCTCTACCTGGTGCCCTTCACCCTGCTGCCTCTGCTCACTATGGCCTACCTGAAG GGGGATTTGCGGCGCATGTGGTCCGAGCCCTTCCACACCAAGACCAGCAGCTCCCGTTTCCTGGAGGTATGA